In the Desulfobacterales bacterium genome, one interval contains:
- a CDS encoding cold-shock protein — MANGVVKWFSDQKGFGFIEQDGGGPDVFVHHSGINGSGFKTLNEGDRVTFDIEQGQKGPAAVNVTVV; from the coding sequence ATGGCCAATGGTGTAGTGAAGTGGTTTAGCGATCAAAAGGGGTTTGGGTTTATTGAACAGGACGGCGGAGGACCGGATGTATTTGTTCATCATTCCGGCATTAACGGCAGCGGGTTTAAAACATTGAATGAGGGCGACCGGGTGACATTTGACATAGAGCAGGGCCAGAAAGGACCTGCCGCCGTAAATGTCACGGTTGTTTAA
- the lpdA gene encoding dihydrolipoyl dehydrogenase produces MAKTERYDLVVIGSGPGGYTAAAKAARLGLKTACIEKRSRLGGVCLNVGCIPSKALLDASEQYYAARHKFPDMGIKTGKLGIDLNVMMSRKRTVVEGLTDNIRNLLTGNQVDIIHGTARVVSEDRVEVSDNQRKSGKGKITPLQTDRILIATGSAPSAVPGLAFDKNRIVNSTDALSFPSVPKHLIIVGGGYIGLELGAVWRRLGTEVTIVEMMPQIAGTLDGQVARTLQRILTRQGITFRTGTKVSGAKVLKSSIQVSVSDGSKEDTLSGDHVLVAVGRMPLTGDLGLEDIGVAFDAKTGRIPVNEKFQTNISSVYAIGDVIAGPMLAHKASAEGTAVADIMTGLPGEVNYDTIPSIIYTWPEVASVGLTEEAVKARKIPHCIGTFPFSGSGRARCMGETDGFVKLIAHSKTDRLIGAHILGPRASDMIAECVLAMEFGASLEDIARTVHGHPTLAETLQEAAGVATKCSIYR; encoded by the coding sequence ATGGCGAAAACTGAACGATATGACCTGGTGGTTATCGGCAGTGGCCCGGGCGGTTACACCGCTGCAGCCAAAGCCGCCCGGCTGGGACTGAAAACAGCCTGTATTGAAAAGCGCTCCAGACTCGGCGGGGTTTGCCTCAACGTGGGATGCATTCCAAGCAAAGCCCTGCTGGATGCCAGCGAACAGTATTACGCTGCCCGACATAAATTCCCGGACATGGGGATAAAAACCGGAAAACTCGGCATTGATTTAAATGTCATGATGTCCCGTAAGCGGACCGTGGTCGAAGGCCTGACCGACAATATCCGCAATCTGCTTACCGGCAACCAGGTCGACATCATTCATGGCACAGCCCGCGTCGTTTCCGAGGACAGGGTGGAAGTCAGCGACAACCAGAGAAAAAGCGGAAAGGGAAAAATAACCCCCCTGCAAACCGACCGGATTCTGATCGCCACGGGCAGCGCCCCTTCCGCGGTCCCCGGGCTCGCCTTTGATAAAAACAGAATCGTCAACTCAACGGATGCGCTGTCCTTTCCATCGGTTCCAAAGCATTTGATCATTGTCGGCGGCGGCTATATCGGCCTTGAGCTGGGGGCGGTCTGGCGTCGCCTCGGCACCGAGGTCACCATTGTGGAAATGATGCCGCAAATCGCGGGCACACTGGACGGCCAGGTGGCCCGCACGCTTCAGCGCATTTTGACCCGGCAGGGTATCACTTTTCGGACCGGGACCAAGGTAAGCGGCGCAAAAGTTCTGAAATCGTCCATTCAGGTGAGCGTGAGCGACGGGTCGAAAGAAGACACCCTGAGCGGGGATCATGTTCTGGTCGCTGTGGGAAGAATGCCCCTAACCGGGGACCTGGGGCTTGAGGACATCGGCGTGGCCTTCGACGCCAAAACCGGCCGAATTCCGGTCAACGAAAAATTTCAAACCAACATTTCCTCCGTGTACGCCATCGGGGATGTGATCGCCGGCCCCATGCTGGCGCACAAGGCGAGCGCCGAAGGGACCGCGGTTGCGGACATCATGACGGGGCTGCCCGGTGAGGTGAATTATGACACCATCCCCTCCATTATATACACGTGGCCGGAAGTGGCCTCAGTCGGTCTCACCGAAGAGGCGGTCAAAGCCCGGAAAATTCCTCATTGTATCGGCACCTTCCCCTTTTCCGGCAGCGGCCGGGCCCGGTGCATGGGTGAAACCGACGGGTTTGTGAAACTCATCGCCCATTCAAAGACGGACCGGTTGATCGGCGCCCACATTCTCGGCCCGAGGGCTTCGGATATGATTGCCGAGTGCGTGTTGGCCATGGAATTCGGCGCCAGCCTCGAAGACATCGCCCGTACCGTTCACGGGCATCCGACCCTTGCCGAAACGCTTCAGGAAGCTGCTGGCGTAGCCACTAAGTGTTCGATTTATCGTTAG
- the odhB gene encoding 2-oxoglutarate dehydrogenase complex dihydrolipoyllysine-residue succinyltransferase, producing MIVEIPVPHVGESVQEATLVQWFKKNGAQIEKDDPLFAIETDKVTLEVVATAAGVLSIKIAEGETVAIGTIACTIDTQGAPAEKPPPKAAKEPPETASPTPAIPSAAPAAEPIQAPGVPEKTTRAADTPLLSPAVRHLVAEKRIDISKVQGTGPAGRITKGDVILYIEQAAGPGDAASRTLPEHAATPLAETSRKPMSRIRKRIAERLVAAKQNTAMLTTFNEIDMSRVMALRTLYKDEFNDKHGVRLGFMSFFIKASSAALKAFPEINAFIDGEDIVYHHHVHMGVAVGSERGLVVPVIPYAETLSFAQLEKKIIESVTKIKNNQLALSDLEGGTFTITNGGVYGSLLSTPILNLPQSGILGLHKIEKRPVVIEDSIVIRPMMYVALSYDHRIVDGQGAVRFLKRIKSDIEEPERLLLEV from the coding sequence ATGATAGTTGAGATTCCAGTCCCCCATGTCGGAGAATCCGTTCAGGAGGCGACCCTGGTCCAATGGTTTAAAAAAAACGGGGCACAGATTGAAAAGGATGACCCGCTCTTTGCCATCGAAACCGACAAGGTCACGTTGGAAGTGGTTGCAACTGCAGCGGGCGTGCTTTCCATTAAAATAGCCGAGGGAGAAACCGTGGCCATCGGCACCATCGCCTGCACCATCGATACACAAGGCGCCCCGGCGGAAAAACCTCCCCCAAAAGCGGCTAAAGAGCCACCCGAAACCGCATCACCCACGCCGGCAATCCCATCTGCTGCGCCAGCCGCCGAGCCGATTCAGGCACCAGGAGTGCCCGAAAAAACAACACGGGCAGCGGATACGCCCTTATTATCGCCCGCCGTGCGGCATCTGGTTGCCGAAAAAAGAATCGACATATCAAAAGTGCAGGGGACCGGTCCGGCCGGTCGCATCACCAAGGGGGATGTGATCCTATATATAGAGCAGGCAGCCGGACCAGGAGATGCGGCTTCACGCACCTTACCCGAACACGCGGCAACCCCTTTGGCGGAAACCTCACGAAAACCCATGAGCCGAATACGAAAGCGGATCGCAGAGCGGCTGGTGGCGGCCAAACAAAACACGGCGATGCTCACCACGTTCAATGAAATCGATATGTCCCGGGTTATGGCGCTTCGCACCCTGTATAAAGATGAGTTTAATGACAAGCACGGGGTCCGCCTGGGGTTCATGTCCTTCTTTATCAAAGCGAGCTCGGCCGCCCTAAAGGCCTTTCCGGAAATAAACGCCTTTATCGACGGAGAGGATATCGTCTATCACCACCATGTTCACATGGGCGTTGCCGTGGGCTCGGAGCGGGGCCTGGTGGTGCCGGTCATCCCTTACGCCGAGACACTCTCCTTTGCCCAGCTCGAAAAAAAGATTATCGAATCGGTCACTAAGATTAAAAACAACCAACTGGCGCTGTCCGATCTGGAAGGCGGCACCTTTACCATCACCAACGGCGGGGTATACGGCTCCCTGTTAAGCACCCCGATTTTGAACCTGCCGCAAAGCGGGATTCTCGGGCTGCACAAGATCGAAAAGCGGCCCGTGGTAATTGAGGATTCAATCGTCATTCGACCCATGATGTATGTGGCGCTCAGCTACGATCACCGCATCGTGGACGGCCAGGGAGCGGTCCGCTTTTTAAAGCGGATAAAATCGGATATCGAAGAACCGGAAAGACTATTGCTGGAGGTATAA
- a CDS encoding 2-oxoglutarate dehydrogenase E1 component, whose amino-acid sequence MHGFETWNLEFIDKQYQLWKKTPEALPRDWQIFFTGFDLSCDAPPASEEGDCTEDQSLRQTRVEALTYRYRDLGHLLSCLDPLVACPTDHPLLSPDAFGLSADDLERSFYTNLFPGKRQAALRDIIKALKETYCRSIGVEYMHLQDPGERQWLQSQMEPMRNRPNFSAAEKRRILEKLHHCNEFEAFLNKQYPGQTRFSLEGADVVIPVLDFLLSLAAENGCKEVILGMAHRGRLNVQANVLHKSYEDIFCEFEGTYNPADAVGTGDVKYHKGYIADIVTSAGKNLRVALISNPSHLETVDPVVQGCARARQEMRTDDASEHRVIPLLLHGDAAFAGQGVVAEVLNMSQLEGYRTGGTLHIVINNQIGYTTLPEDARSTRYSTDVAKMLMVPIFHVHGENPEAALHVIRIACDYRMRFAKDVVVDIVCFRRYGHNEGDEPYFTQPGMYDRIKDRSPLARIYEAQLLQDGIIRREEIDAVTSGIAQCLDLGHQSAKKATCQLPPALFFENWDTYHGRFSHGPIPTGVKMKQLVLLSEKVNAVPPDFAVHPKLQRVMDRRKDILAAKDGVDWAFAETLAFASLLTDGVPIRLSGQDCRRGTFSQRHSYLTDIHSGNQFVPLNHLSDTQAPFSCFNSLLSEAGVLGFEYGYALARPECLTLWEAQFGDFINNAQSIVDLYIASGESKWQRLCGLVLLLPHGMEGMGPEHSSARPERFLQLCADENLLVCQPTTPAQYFHLLRRQAKASFRKPLVVLTPKSLMRHPKVVSSFSDMSNSGFQAVLDDPKPSADATHLLFCSGKIFYELLAEREKSAHHNLDIIRIEQLYPFPEAELKKILAKYPNAVSRHWVQDEPENMGAWFFIRHRLQAIVNDKVGYIGRKPSPSPATGLPPVYRKEQAAILKAVTNLGR is encoded by the coding sequence ATGCACGGATTTGAAACCTGGAACCTCGAGTTCATTGATAAGCAATATCAACTATGGAAAAAAACCCCCGAAGCCCTGCCCCGGGATTGGCAAATTTTTTTTACGGGATTTGACTTATCATGCGACGCCCCGCCCGCTTCGGAAGAAGGGGATTGTACCGAAGACCAATCACTTCGACAAACGCGAGTGGAGGCACTGACCTACCGCTACCGGGACCTCGGACATCTGCTCTCCTGCCTGGACCCTTTGGTTGCCTGCCCCACCGATCATCCATTGCTATCCCCTGATGCCTTTGGGCTTTCAGCGGATGACCTGGAGCGATCCTTTTATACAAACCTGTTTCCGGGAAAAAGGCAAGCTGCGTTGCGCGATATCATCAAAGCGCTTAAGGAAACCTATTGCCGGTCCATCGGCGTGGAATATATGCACCTGCAGGATCCAGGCGAACGCCAATGGCTGCAATCGCAAATGGAGCCGATGCGAAATCGGCCTAATTTCAGTGCGGCCGAAAAACGACGTATTCTGGAAAAGCTTCACCACTGTAATGAATTTGAAGCCTTTTTAAATAAACAATATCCGGGACAAACGCGGTTTTCCCTGGAAGGCGCCGATGTGGTAATACCGGTTCTTGATTTTCTACTGTCCCTTGCAGCAGAAAACGGTTGCAAAGAAGTTATTCTGGGCATGGCCCATCGGGGACGGCTCAACGTGCAAGCCAATGTGCTGCATAAGTCCTATGAGGATATCTTCTGCGAGTTCGAGGGCACCTATAACCCCGCAGACGCGGTGGGCACCGGCGATGTAAAGTACCACAAGGGGTATATCGCCGACATCGTCACATCCGCCGGAAAAAATTTGCGGGTGGCGCTCATTAGCAACCCGAGCCATCTCGAAACGGTCGACCCGGTGGTGCAAGGGTGCGCCCGTGCGCGCCAGGAAATGCGGACCGACGATGCCTCCGAGCATCGGGTCATTCCCCTGTTGCTGCATGGGGATGCCGCCTTTGCCGGTCAAGGTGTTGTAGCCGAAGTCCTGAACATGTCCCAACTAGAGGGGTATCGGACCGGCGGCACCCTTCACATCGTCATCAATAACCAGATCGGCTATACCACATTGCCCGAGGATGCGCGCTCCACGCGATATTCGACGGATGTGGCCAAAATGCTCATGGTGCCCATTTTCCATGTCCACGGCGAAAATCCCGAAGCGGCGCTGCACGTCATCAGAATTGCCTGTGATTACCGCATGCGCTTTGCAAAGGACGTCGTGGTGGACATTGTTTGCTTTCGACGATACGGTCACAATGAAGGAGATGAGCCCTATTTTACCCAGCCGGGCATGTATGATCGCATCAAGGATCGCTCCCCTCTGGCCCGGATTTACGAAGCGCAACTGCTTCAGGACGGGATCATTCGGCGGGAAGAAATCGATGCCGTCACCTCCGGAATCGCGCAATGCCTGGATCTGGGTCACCAAAGTGCTAAAAAAGCAACTTGCCAGCTGCCACCGGCCCTGTTTTTTGAAAACTGGGACACCTACCACGGACGTTTTTCACATGGGCCGATTCCCACCGGCGTAAAGATGAAGCAACTCGTTTTGCTTTCCGAAAAAGTCAATGCGGTTCCCCCGGACTTTGCCGTTCACCCGAAGCTGCAACGGGTGATGGATCGCCGCAAGGATATTCTTGCGGCCAAAGACGGCGTGGATTGGGCCTTTGCCGAAACGCTCGCGTTCGCCTCCCTGCTGACTGACGGCGTTCCCATTCGGCTCAGCGGTCAGGACTGCCGACGGGGGACTTTCAGTCAGCGGCATAGCTATCTGACGGATATTCATTCAGGCAATCAGTTCGTGCCGCTAAACCACCTGTCCGACACGCAGGCCCCTTTTTCATGCTTTAACAGCCTGCTCTCTGAAGCCGGCGTACTCGGCTTCGAGTACGGATACGCGTTGGCCAGACCGGAATGCCTCACCCTCTGGGAAGCGCAGTTCGGAGACTTCATTAATAACGCCCAATCTATCGTTGATCTTTATATCGCCAGCGGCGAATCAAAGTGGCAGCGATTGTGCGGCCTGGTGCTGTTGCTTCCCCACGGAATGGAAGGCATGGGGCCCGAGCATTCCAGCGCCAGACCAGAGCGGTTTTTGCAACTTTGCGCGGACGAGAACCTTCTGGTCTGCCAGCCGACGACACCAGCCCAATACTTTCATCTGCTGCGCAGACAGGCCAAGGCGAGCTTCAGAAAACCCCTGGTGGTGCTGACCCCCAAAAGCCTGATGCGCCATCCCAAAGTGGTCTCTTCGTTTTCCGACATGAGCAACAGCGGGTTTCAAGCGGTGCTGGATGATCCGAAGCCTTCAGCCGATGCCACGCACCTTCTGTTTTGCAGCGGCAAAATTTTCTATGAACTGCTGGCGGAACGCGAGAAATCAGCACACCATAACCTCGACATTATTCGAATCGAACAGTTATATCCGTTTCCCGAAGCCGAACTGAAAAAGATTCTGGCCAAATACCCCAACGCCGTTTCCCGGCATTGGGTGCAGGATGAGCCCGAGAACATGGGCGCGTGGTTTTTTATTCGTCACAGACTCCAAGCCATTGTGAATGACAAAGTCGGCTACATAGGCCGCAAGCCGTCACCCAGCCCGGCGACGGGCCTGCCGCCCGTATACCGGAAGGAACAGGCGGCAATTCTGAAAGCCGTTACCAACTTGGGACGTTGA
- the ppdK gene encoding pyruvate, phosphate dikinase, translating into MSTKWVYLFDELSEAEKIVGKKLEDLRGLLGGKGANLAEMTRLGIPVPPGFIVTTHACNAYLDGGYQFPSGMWEQEKNALKILETRTGKTFGDATNPLLVSCRSGAKFSMPGMMDTVLNIGLNDEIAVGMAALIGDERFVFDNYRRLVQMFGNVVMNLPDELFEDKIAEARFAAGVATDAELSAEALKGLTLEFKLIYRLHTNHDFPEDPYEQLRMATESVFKSWNGKRAVDYRNATGISHNLGTAVSIVAMVFGNMGENSATGVAMTRNSSTGEKRIEGDYLLNAQGEDVVAGIRLTQDIGSLKDKMPEVWGQFETLAGKLENFFRDMQDMEFTIEKGKLWMLQTRNGKRSAKAAVRIAVAMAEEGLISREEAVLRITPDQVDFFMHPQFKPEAKKEARVHNLLLATGLNVSPGAAVGMVAFDANLAESWALKDKKPVIMVRPETKPDDVHGMIAAQGILTARGGRTSHAALVARQFGKPAVVGVSALEIDMVKRRMQVKDRVIKEGDWISIDGTDGAVYEGQLEASITDIEDPWMIKLLSWADEFRRLQVWTNADYPADAERARKYGAEGIGLCRTEHMFFEAQRLPYLNRMIMADLPTERQEALDALLPFQREDFAGLFRAMNGRPVVTRLIDPPLHEFLPDHLELLRDLTDLKIKIKHAGTLAEVDGLLKQIREKNDILARVESLRENNPMLGTRGVRLGIQIPELTTMQVRAIFEAACEVTKEGGEVYPEVMIPLTCHVNELKVQQALLEVEARKVMQEQGLEINYKFGTMIEIPRAALTADRIAEYASFFSFGTNDLTQTTFGISRDDAESGFLIKYISDGILEENPFAVIDEDGVGQLMDMAVKKGRSVNPDLECGICGEHGGDPDSIAFCHRIGLTYVSCSPFRVPIARLAAAHAALREQTPE; encoded by the coding sequence ATGTCGACAAAATGGGTCTATTTATTTGATGAATTAAGTGAGGCCGAAAAAATAGTGGGGAAAAAGCTGGAGGATCTGCGCGGATTGTTGGGGGGGAAAGGCGCGAATCTGGCGGAGATGACGCGGCTCGGCATTCCGGTGCCACCCGGTTTTATCGTCACCACCCACGCCTGCAATGCGTATCTCGATGGTGGGTATCAATTTCCCTCGGGTATGTGGGAACAGGAAAAAAATGCCTTGAAAATACTGGAAACCCGCACCGGCAAAACCTTCGGCGATGCCACCAATCCGTTACTGGTGTCATGCCGTTCCGGCGCTAAATTTTCAATGCCCGGCATGATGGATACGGTGTTGAACATCGGGTTAAACGATGAAATCGCCGTCGGCATGGCCGCCTTGATCGGGGATGAGCGATTTGTCTTTGATAACTATCGCCGGTTGGTGCAGATGTTTGGCAATGTGGTCATGAACCTGCCGGATGAGTTGTTCGAGGACAAAATCGCCGAAGCCAGATTTGCCGCTGGGGTGGCGACGGATGCCGAATTGAGCGCAGAAGCGTTGAAAGGCCTGACCCTTGAATTTAAACTGATTTACCGGCTTCACACCAATCACGACTTTCCGGAGGACCCCTATGAGCAACTGAGAATGGCGACCGAATCGGTTTTTAAAAGCTGGAACGGAAAACGTGCGGTGGATTACCGGAATGCCACCGGGATTTCCCATAATCTGGGCACTGCGGTCAGTATCGTGGCCATGGTTTTTGGAAATATGGGAGAAAACAGCGCTACGGGCGTGGCCATGACCCGGAACAGTTCCACCGGCGAGAAACGAATCGAGGGGGATTACCTGCTGAATGCGCAGGGAGAGGACGTGGTGGCTGGCATTCGGCTGACTCAGGATATCGGTTCCTTAAAAGACAAGATGCCTGAAGTTTGGGGTCAGTTTGAAACGTTGGCCGGCAAGTTGGAAAATTTTTTCCGTGATATGCAGGATATGGAGTTTACCATTGAAAAAGGGAAACTCTGGATGCTGCAAACCCGCAATGGTAAGCGCAGCGCCAAGGCGGCTGTTCGGATCGCGGTGGCAATGGCGGAAGAAGGCTTGATTTCGAGGGAAGAAGCCGTGTTGCGCATTACGCCCGATCAGGTCGATTTTTTTATGCACCCGCAATTTAAGCCGGAAGCCAAAAAGGAAGCCCGGGTGCACAACCTGTTATTGGCCACCGGGCTGAACGTGAGCCCGGGGGCTGCGGTCGGCATGGTGGCCTTTGATGCGAACCTGGCGGAATCCTGGGCGCTAAAAGACAAAAAACCGGTTATCATGGTGCGCCCCGAAACCAAGCCCGATGATGTTCACGGCATGATTGCCGCGCAAGGCATTTTGACCGCGCGAGGCGGCAGGACGAGCCACGCGGCGCTGGTGGCCCGGCAATTTGGAAAACCGGCGGTTGTCGGCGTTTCAGCCCTTGAGATCGATATGGTCAAGCGTCGAATGCAGGTAAAAGACCGAGTGATTAAGGAAGGGGACTGGATATCCATAGACGGCACGGATGGAGCGGTCTATGAGGGGCAACTGGAAGCAAGTATCACGGATATCGAAGATCCCTGGATGATTAAGCTGCTGTCTTGGGCCGATGAATTCCGGCGGCTTCAGGTGTGGACCAATGCCGATTATCCGGCGGATGCTGAACGCGCAAGGAAATACGGCGCCGAAGGCATCGGGCTTTGCCGGACCGAGCACATGTTTTTTGAAGCCCAGAGACTGCCGTATTTAAACCGTATGATTATGGCGGATTTGCCGACAGAACGTCAGGAGGCACTGGATGCCTTGCTGCCTTTTCAGCGGGAAGATTTTGCCGGCCTGTTCCGCGCCATGAACGGCCGCCCGGTGGTGACCCGGCTGATAGACCCGCCGCTGCATGAGTTTTTGCCCGATCATCTGGAATTACTTCGGGATTTAACGGATTTGAAGATCAAAATCAAGCATGCCGGCACCTTGGCGGAAGTGGACGGCCTGCTCAAGCAGATACGGGAAAAAAATGACATTCTGGCCCGGGTGGAGAGTTTGAGAGAAAATAACCCCATGCTCGGCACACGCGGTGTCCGGTTGGGGATTCAAATTCCGGAGCTGACGACCATGCAGGTCAGGGCCATCTTCGAGGCGGCCTGTGAAGTTACCAAAGAGGGGGGAGAGGTGTATCCGGAGGTAATGATTCCGCTGACCTGCCACGTCAATGAACTCAAGGTTCAACAGGCGCTTCTGGAGGTGGAGGCCCGAAAAGTGATGCAAGAGCAGGGGCTTGAGATTAACTACAAATTCGGCACGATGATCGAGATTCCGCGCGCGGCGCTCACCGCGGATCGAATCGCCGAATACGCATCCTTTTTTTCCTTCGGCACCAATGATTTAACACAGACGACCTTCGGCATTTCCCGGGATGACGCTGAAAGCGGATTTCTTATTAAATACATTTCCGACGGTATCTTGGAAGAAAATCCCTTTGCCGTCATCGACGAAGACGGCGTGGGCCAGTTGATGGACATGGCCGTGAAAAAAGGCAGATCCGTTAATCCGGATCTTGAGTGCGGCATTTGCGGTGAACACGGCGGAGACCCCGATTCGATCGCGTTCTGTCACCGGATCGGGTTGACTTATGTATCCTGCTCGCCCTTCCGTGTTCCCATTGCGCGGCTGGCCGCTGCCCATGCCGCGTTACGCGAGCAAACTCCTGAATGA
- a CDS encoding Slp family lipoprotein: MKTMVNLLMTLMGIIMIAGCAPVISKGVLQQVDSTIRFDSVFQDPEAYQNKSVLWGGVIITTKNLKEGTLLEILQKPLTYGKAPVTGDESGGRFLALYNGYLDAALYTKGREVTLAGTITGRRVQRLDEIDYHYPYLIIKEIHLWEKRSRETQTPPPFFYPFPYRYHYWPYYPYF; the protein is encoded by the coding sequence ATGAAAACAATGGTTAACTTACTCATGACGCTCATGGGAATCATCATGATTGCCGGGTGCGCACCGGTCATTTCAAAGGGAGTTCTTCAACAGGTCGATTCGACGATCCGCTTTGATTCCGTTTTTCAAGACCCGGAAGCCTATCAAAACAAATCCGTGCTCTGGGGCGGGGTCATCATTACGACGAAAAACCTCAAAGAGGGAACCCTTCTTGAAATATTGCAAAAGCCGTTGACCTATGGCAAGGCGCCCGTTACCGGCGATGAGTCCGGCGGCCGCTTTTTAGCGCTTTACAACGGATACCTGGATGCCGCCTTATATACAAAAGGCAGAGAGGTTACATTGGCCGGTACGATTACGGGCCGTCGGGTCCAGCGACTCGATGAAATCGATTATCATTACCCCTATCTTATCATTAAAGAGATTCATCTCTGGGAGAAACGGAGCAGGGAAACGCAGACACCACCCCCCTTTTTCTACCCTTTTCCGTATCGATACCATTATTGGCCGTATTATCCCTACTTTTGA
- a CDS encoding superoxide dismutase → MSRNKSDKKRSVFSGLSVLLMVGLAFAATHCGKGDANSPISQEPLPYAENALEPYISAETMRLHYGKHHAGYVARANHLLQTSPFGGKSVLNILRETAGKAEYASIFNNVAQAWNHSFFWKSMKPGGGGAPAGILLEKINASFGGVDEFKKAFIAAAGEQFGSGWVWLVQEGNALKIMATSNADTPIAHGRTPLFTVDVWEHAYYVDYRNRRTDFVQGVLDNLVNWEFAAARLESNKESQ, encoded by the coding sequence ATGAGTCGAAATAAAAGCGATAAAAAGCGTTCGGTTTTCAGTGGGTTGAGTGTGTTGTTAATGGTCGGACTGGCGTTTGCTGCCACTCATTGCGGAAAAGGAGATGCCAATTCTCCGATTTCCCAAGAGCCGCTCCCGTATGCGGAAAATGCCCTTGAACCGTATATATCCGCGGAGACGATGCGCCTTCACTACGGCAAGCATCACGCGGGCTACGTGGCGCGCGCCAATCACCTGCTTCAGACAAGTCCCTTTGGCGGCAAATCCGTCCTGAATATTCTTCGGGAAACCGCCGGAAAAGCGGAATACGCTTCGATTTTCAATAACGTGGCGCAGGCGTGGAACCATTCCTTTTTCTGGAAGTCCATGAAGCCGGGTGGCGGCGGAGCGCCTGCGGGGATATTGCTGGAAAAGATTAATGCGTCTTTTGGCGGTGTGGATGAATTCAAGAAGGCCTTTATCGCGGCTGCTGGCGAGCAATTCGGCAGCGGCTGGGTTTGGCTGGTGCAGGAGGGAAATGCGCTGAAAATAATGGCGACATCCAATGCCGATACGCCCATTGCCCACGGGCGTACCCCGCTGTTTACCGTTGATGTTTGGGAGCACGCCTATTATGTGGATTACCGGAACCGGCGGACGGATTTTGTGCAAGGGGTGCTCGACAACCTGGTGAATTGGGAGTTTGCTGCAGCCCGGCTCGAATCAAACAAGGAATCGCAGTGA